The region CAGAACCGATTTTAGCCTTGCTCGAGCAAGGCATTCCCATCCATTGCCTCCGCGACCTGACCCGAGGCGGACTCGCTAGCGCCGCGATCGAACTCGCAGAAGCCGCTAACGTTGAAATCGAATTAACCGACGACGCTATTCCCGTCCATGACACCGTGCGCGGAGCCTGCGAAATTCTCGGGCTTGATCCCATCTATGTTGCCAATGAAGGCCGATTTATCGCCATTGTGCCCCCCGATACCGTCGAAGCAGCCTTGAGCATACTTCATCAATTTTTTCCCCAGCAAGCCTGTGTCATCGGCCAAGTGCGATCGAAGGCTCCCAACATCGATCGGGGTTACGTTACAATCCGCAATTCCCTAGGAGTCAAGCGCATTCTCACACTCCTCACAGGAGATCCCTTACCCAGAATTTGCTGATAGAGTTGCGAATATAGTTGTTAATACGGTTGTTAATACGGTTGCGGATAGAATAGTTTTTCCGTTCCTTACCAAGCATCACAAAACCCTAACTTCATCAGGAAACGCTCATAACGATTAATTTTCTCGCCATCTTCACAAGATCCTCAACTCCATGCCCTATCTTCAAAATCAAAAGTTTGAAGCAATCAGTTGAGGGTTTTCCTCATGGTCACTCATTTCCACGTCACCGATCTCCAATCCCTGGAAGCCTTGATTCAGTCCGTCAAAGCCGCCCAGGCCACCTTTGCCACCTACAGTCAAGAACAAGTCGATCACATCTTTAAGCAGGCCGCCCAAGCCGCCAACGTCGCCCGGATTCCCCTCGCTAAACTCGCCGTACAGGAAACCGGCATGGGCATCATAGAAGATAAAGTGATTAAGAATCACTTCGCCTCGGAATTCATCTACAACAAATACAAACACGAAAAAACCTGCGGCATCCTAGAAGAAGATGAGGCCCTCGGCTACCAAACAATCGCGGAACCCGTTGGCATCCTCGCAGGCATTGTCCCCGTCACCAATCCCACCTCCACCACCATTTTTAAGGCATTGCTGGCACTGAAAACCCGCAATGCCATTATTTTTTCCCCCCATCCCAAGGCCAAACAATGCACGATCGAAGCAGCCAAAATCATTCTGCAAGCTGCTGTGGCTGCCGGAGCCCCCGAGGGGATCATTGGGTGGATTGAGGAACCCACCGTCGTCCTGTCCCAAGCCCTGATGCGCCATCCCGACATCAAACTCATCATCGCCACCGGTGGCCCCAACATGGTGAAGGCCGCCTACTCCTCCGGCCATCCCTCCCTGGGCGTGGGTGCAGGCAATACCCCGGCAGTGATTGACGAAACTGCGCACATCAAAATGGCCGTCTCCTCCATCCTGCTCAGTAAAACCTTTGACAACGGCATGATCTGCGCCAGTGAGCAAGCCGTCATTGTCATGGATGACGTTTACGAAGCTGTCAAACAGGAATTCCGCGATCGGGGAGCCCATTTCCTCAGCCCCGCAGACACGGAGCAATTGCGCCAGCACGTCCTCGAAGATGGCCATATGAATCCCGCGATCGTCGGGCAACCCGTCGCCAAAATTGCCGACATTGCTGGACTAACGCTGGAAGGCTGGGACACTCCAGAAGGCACGCCCCCAACTATGCCCAAGGTTTTGATTGCTGAAGTTGAAACCATTGGGGAATCGGAACCCTTTTCCCATGAGAAACTGACTCCGATTCTTGCGATGTATCGAGTTCCCACATTTACGGAAGCAGTTCAAACCGCAGAAAAGTTTGTCGAATTTGGTGGTAAAGGTCACACTGCGGTGTTATACACAGCACCGAATAACCACAGTCACATTCAAGAATTTGAAACCCATCTGAAAACATCGCGGGTATTGATTAACACACCGTCCTCCCAAGGCGCGATCGGCGATCTTTACAACTTCCACCTGGATCCCTCGTTAACGCTAGGATGCGGTAGCTGGGGCGGTAACACCATTTCAGCCAACGTGGCCCCGCACCATTTGTTGAACGTCAAAACCGTCTCCGAACGGCGGGAAAACATGCTGTGGTTCCGTGTCCCGCCCAAGGTTTACTTTAAGTACGGAGCCGTTTCTTTTGCACTCAAGGAAATCACCGATCGTAAACGCGCCTTCATCGTCACCGATAAACCGTTATTTGACCTCGGCGTCACGAAGCCAGTCACCGACACCTTAGACCATCTCGGCATCACCCATCAAACTTTCTACGATGTCGAACCCGATCCCTCCCTAGACACCGTCCAGCGGGGCCTGAGCCAAATTCAACTGTTTGAGCCGGATGTCATCATCGCGATCGGGGGTGGGTCGCCCATGGATGCCGCCAAGGTCATGTGGTTGATGTACGAACAACCGGAGACGGAATTTGAGGGCTTGGCCACGCGCTTTATGGACATTCGTAAGCGGGTCTACGAGGTGCAGCCCCTCGGCCAAAAGGCGATGATGATTGCCATTCCCACCACCTCCGGCACCGGGTCAGAGGTTACGCCCTTTGCCGTCGTCACCGACACCCGCACAGGCATTAAATATCCCCTCGCCGACTACGCCCTGACCCCCACCATGGCGATCGTCGATCCGGAACTCGTCATGCACATGCCGAAGAAGCTGACTGCCTACGGTGGCTTGGATGCCCTCACCCACGCGATCGAAGCCTATGTCTCCGTCTTCGCTTCAGAATTTACCAACGGGTTAGCCCTGGAAGCCATTCGCCTATTGGTGAAATATCTACCCGCCGCCTACCAAGAGGGAGCCGAAAATCCCAAGGCCCGCGAGAAAGTTCATTACGCCGCCACTATGGCCGGAATGGCCTTTGCCAACGCCTTCCTGGGCATTTGTCACTCCCTAGCCCACAAATTGGGTTCAGCATTCCATGTGCCCCATGGTCTAGCGAATGCTTTACTGATCACCCAAGTGATTCGCTACAATGCGACGGATGTGCCCTTCAAACAAGCGATCTTCCCGCAGTATAAATACCCCAACGCCAAATGGCGCTATGCCCGCATCGCCGATTATCTCAACCTCGGCGGCAACGATGAAGCCGAAAAAGTAGAACGCCTCATCGCCACGATCGAAGACCTGAAACGCAAATTAGACGTACCAGCCACCATTAAAGCCGCGATCGCAGTCGATGAGCCGCAATTCCTGGATCACTTAGAAACCATGGCAGAACAAGCCTTTGATGACCAATGCACAGGGGCTAACCCTCGCTATCCCCTGATCCAAGATTTGCAGGATTTGTATCTCGCTGCCTATCACGGGCCATCGGCAGACACGAACTTAGTAGCCAATGAGGTGCCCACGGACTTACCCAGCGATGGGCTACAAAAGATTGGTTGCTAGTAATTCACGAGTGACCCCAAGGTTGGACAGACCTTGGACAGCAAATTGTGGGTGTGTTGAATCAAGTAACCCACCCACAAGCTGAAATTTCTCACAGCAGCATCGGCCAGCCAACAGAAACAAACCAACAGAAACGAACCGACACAGGCCAAATAACATACGTCAAACAACATACACATACACCAACCAACATACGCCAAACAACACAGGGCAACCTACAAGGAGTGGGTTATGCAAGTTTCAGTCAACCAATGTGCCGATCGCGCCCATGACATTCTCCGATCGGAGCACCATCCCCTTGATATCTTCTTTGAACCCAAAACCGTTGCCGTCATCGGTGCAACAGAACGATTGAATAGTGTTGGTCGAACCATTCTCTGGAATTTGATTCGCCATCCCTTTGGGGGAACTGTTTTTCCAGTCAATCCAAAGCATCATAATGTCTTGGGTATTAAAGCCTATCCAACGATCGGAAGCATTCCAGAAACCGTTGACCTAGCCATTATCGTAACCCCGGCTCAGACCGTTCCCAATATTGTCCGCGAATGTGTTGATGCAAACGTCAAGGCAGCCATTATTTTATCCGCAGGCTTCAAGGAAATTGGCGCAGATGGCATTGCCCTAGAACAACAAGTTTTAGCCGAGGCAAAGCGCGGTCAACTCAGGATCATCGGCCCCAATTGCCTCGGCGTCATGAATCCCCAGGGTGGATTTAACGCCACCTTTGCCAGCACGATCGCCCGACCTGGCAACATCGGTTTTATCAGCCAAAGTGGAGCCCTTTGTACCGCCATTCTGGACTGGAGCTTCCGGGAAAACGTCGGGTTTAGTAAATTCATTTCGATCGGGTCCATGGCCGATGTTGGCTGGGGCGATCTGATTTACTACCTAGGCGATGATCCCTACACCAAAAGCATTGTCCTGTATATGGAATCCGTGGGCGACGTGCGATCGTTCCTGTCCGCCGCGCGGGAAGTCGCCTTGACCAAACCGATTATCGTCATTAAAGCAGGCCGTACCCAAGCTGCCGCCCAAGCTGCTGCCTCCCATACGGGCGCATTAGTCGGCAGTGATGCCGTTTTTGATGCCGCCTTACGACGCTGCGGCGTTCTGCGAGTCAATAGCATTGCTGAATTATTCGACATCACCGAAGTCCTCGCCAAACAACCCCGTCCCAAGGGCAAACGCCTGACAATTATTACCAATGCAGGTGGCCCTGGGGTTCTCGCCACCGATGCCCTGATTAGCGACGGGGGGCAGCTTGCAGAACTTTCCGAGGAGACGATCGCAGCCCTTAACCAGGTTCTGCCCGCCCACTGGAGCCACAGCAACCCGATCGATATTTTGGGCGACGCCACCCCCGATCGCTATGCCCAAGCCATTGAAATTGCCGCGCAAGATCCCAACAGCGATGGATTATTGGTGATTTTGACCCCCCAGGCCATGACCCATCCCACCCAAACCGCCCAGCGGTTACAGAAGTATGCCAACCTCGGGAAACCCATTCTCGCCAGTTGGATGGGGGATACGGAAGTGGAAGCGGGGGCAGAACTGCTCAACCAAGCCAGCATTCCCACATTCCCGTTTCCCGATACAGCAGCGCGCATGTTTAACTACCTCTGGCGCTACAGCCAAAATCTGCGCAGCATCTATGAAACGCCTGTTTTATCCTCTGAAAATAACCACGCTCCCCATCGATCGACGGTTCAGAGCATTTTACACGAAGCATTAGACCAAGGCCGGACTTTGCTAACGGAAATCGAGTCCAAATCCCTTTTAGCCGCCTATGACATCCCGATCGTACCCACCCAGGAAGCACTGAGTGAAGATCAAGCCGTTAACATCGCTGACGAGATCGGGTATCCCGTCGTTCTTAAATTGCTATCGAAAACCATTACCCACAAAACCGATGTCGGTGGTGTACAACTGAATATTCGCAACGCAGATGCTGTCAGAACGGCCTATCGAACCATTCAGCAATCCGTCACGCAAAAAGTAGGAGACACAGCTTTTAATGGCGTCACAGTGCAACCGATGCTGAATCAGAAAGGCTATGAACTCATCATCGGCAGTAGCTACGATCCCCTCTTTGGGCCAGTTTTAGCCTTTGGAGCCGGAGGACAATGGGTCGAAGTCTTTCAAGATGTCGCGATCGCCCTACCGCCCGTAACCACAACCTTAGCCAAACGACTCATGGAACGCACCAAAATTTACCATGCGTTGCAAGGGGTACGCGGTGAACAGCCCGTGGATTGTGCCGCTCTTGAGCAGTTGATCGTCCGCTTTAGTCAACTCGTCGTCGAGCAACCGCAAATTAAGGAAATTGAAATCAATCCGCTCCTAGCCCACGGCAACACTTTAACCGCTCTCGATGGCCGAGTCGTCCTCCACGATCGCACGATCGCCCCGGCAACCATTGCCAAACCCGCCATTCGTCCCTATCCCACCCAATACTGTTCCACTTGGCAATTGCAAGACAAAACAACAGTCACCATTCGTCCTATCCGGCCAGAGGACGAACCCTTGCTCATTCAATTCCACAAAACCTTGTCCGAACAGAGCGTATATTTGCGTTATTTCCATTTGATTAAATTAAACCAACGCATTGCCCACGAACGACTCCTACGCCTATGTTGCATCGACTACGATCGGGAAATGGCCCTCGTCGCCGATTACCAAAATCCCGCAACAGGAGAACGGGAAATGCTAGGCATTGGTCGCCTCAGTAAACAGCATGGCGTCAACGAAGCCGAATTTTCATTACTCGTCAGCGATCGCTATCAACACCAGGGGCTAGGCAGCGAAATTTTGCGTCGGTTAATTGAGATCGGCAAAGCAGAAGGCTTAGACTGGATTCGGGCCACCATTCTCAGCGAAAATCGCGATATGCAACATGTGTGCGATAAACTCGGCTTCCAATTGCGCAGAACCGCCGATCCTAGCGTCATTGACGCAGAAATTGCGCTCCGATCGTGATCATCAATCGTGATCCGCGATCGCTGAGGAGACTTGGGAGAGCGGGCCTCTCTCTCCCGAACCGACCCAGCCCTCGTCATCAATTGTTACAGAGACTACAGTCCCCTTCACAAGTTCCTCAACTTTTTGTCTTACTCTAAAAGCATAAAAAGAAGTTACTCGACTCGACCGGAGAGAGTAGATTATGCAAGTTCCGCTTCAAATCATCAGCCGTAGTTTTTCCGTTACTCCCGCGATCGAAACTGCCATTCAAGAAAAAGTAGAGAAACTTACCCAGTTCTGCGATCGCATGACCAATTGTCGAGTCACCCTAGAAAGCACAGCAGGCCGTCATCAGCAAGGCAACCTATACCAAGTTCGCATCGACCTCTCTGTTCCCGGCAAGGAAATCATTGTTAATCGTAATTCCGATGCCGACCACTCCCACGAAGACCTTTACGTTGCACTTAGAGATTCCTTTGACGCCGCTAAACGACAACTCCAAGACTATGTAGCGTTACGTCAGGCTTAATTTTACTAGTTTCTAACACTGCATCATGCATTAGCATTTCTCCTAACAACTTGATTTAAAGGCAATCTGCCGATCGTGGGATGAGCGATCGGCATTTTATGATCTATACCAAATTTGATCATGGAGCACGATCGCTGATCTCTTCAGTAAATTACATCAGCCATTAACTGATCAGAAGGCTTTTCCTGTTCTCCCAATTCCTGGATAAGCGCGGCCACCAATCCCGTCCAACCCGTTTGATGACTCGCGCCAATCCCTGCACCATTATCCCCATGGAAGTACTCATAGAACAGAATGAAATCTTGCCAATGGCGATCGGATTGCAAGATAGCGCTGCCTCCATAGACCGGACGATGCCCCGCCTCATTGCGCAGAAAGATTTGCGTCAACCGTCGGGACAGAAGCATCGCTACTTCCTGAAGATTCATCCACTGGCCTGACCCCGTTGGGCATTCCACCTGAAACTCATCCCCCAAATAGCGATGGAACGTTTGCAAAGATTCAATCAACAGGAAATTGACCGGAAACCAAATCGGCCCACGCCAATTAGAATTACCACCAAATAAACCGCTACTGGATTCGGCAGGTTCATAGTCCACACGGCATTCCTGACCATTGGCATAGAAAATATAGGGATTTTCCGCATGGTAACGCGAAACGGCTCGAATCCCAAAGTCGCTTAAAAATTCGGAAGAATCCAGCATTTTTTGTAAAATACGCCGGAGCTTATCCTGAGACGCGATCGCTAGCAACCGCCGTGCTCCCACACCGCGCGTCTCCATACAAGCCACATTCCGGCGTAGATCGGGCCGATGCTGAATAAACCACTCCAAGCGTTTCTTAAAATTCGGCAACTGCTGTAGAGTCTCTGGCTCTAAGGTAGCCACTGCAAACAACGGAATTAAACCCACCATCGATCGTACTTTTAATTCAATTTGTCGATCGTCCGGTAAATGCAAAACATCATAGTAAAAACCATCTTCTTCATTCCACAGGGATACTTCCATATCACCAATTCGATTCATCGCATCCGCAATGTAGAGATAATGCTCAAAAAACTTTGTGGCAATATCCTCGTACACAGGATTAGTTTTGGCGAGTTCTAGGGCGATCGTTAGCATATTCAGGCAATACATCCCCATCCAGCTCGTCCCATCGGACTGGTCAATATGTCCCCCCGTCGGCAACGCCGCACTCCGATCGAACACGCCAATATTATCCAATCCCAAAAAGCCTCCTTGGAAGACGTTTCTCCCTTCCACATCCTTGCGATTGACCCACCAGGTAAAATTCAGCATCAACTTTTGAAAAACCCGCTCCAAAAATAAGCGATCGGCTTTACCGTACAGTGTTTGCTCAATCTGGTAAACGCGCCAAGTTGCCCAGGCATGAACCGGAGGGTTGACATCCCCAAAGGCCCACTCATAGGCGGGAATTTGGCCATTCGGATGCATGTACCATTCCCGCGTCAACACATCTAACTGATACTTGGCAAAATCCGGATCGATCATTGCTAACGGAATACAGTGAAACGCCAAATCCCAAGCCGCAAACCAAGGATATTCCCATTTATCACACATGGATAAAATATCATCCGTATGGAGATGAATCCATTCATGATTACGTCCCCGTTTACGTTCCACGGGTGGCTGATTTGCTGAGTCCCCCTTGAGCCAATCCTCCAGCACGTAGTGATAATACTGCTTACACCACAGCATTCCCGCAAAGGCTTGCCGCTGCACATTCCGCGCATCGTCACTCAGCGCAAAGGGCGTAATCCGATGGTAGAATTCATCCGCTTCCCGTTGGCGCGCTAGGAATGTGGCATCAAACTCAGCAGTGAACATCGATCGATCCCCAGCCAGCACTTCCACCTGATCTGGAGATAGGTCACTCAGCCGTAACTGAACTGTTCGCACTTCTCCCGGAGCAAGTTCTAATACATAATGCAACGCAGCTTTCGTACCGATATGATTGGGATTAACCGCACTCTTTGCTTCTTCAATAATATACCGATGAATACTATCCTTCACATAGGGAGAATCATTGGGCAGCGAAAATACTTGTTCGCTATTGGTTTCATTTTCCGTAAACAGGAGTTCCTCAGCCCTCTGTGAGTATAACCAGCGTTGACCTAGAGTTGGATGACTGGCTTGAATCACTGAGTGATGATGATCTTCGAGTGCCTGTAAGATGGGTTTATCAGACTCTCCATTCCATGACCAAGTATTGCGAAACCAAAGACTAGGCAAGAGGTGTAGCGTTTTTGATTCTGGCCCTCGATTCGTTAACGTAACTCGAATTAGAATATCATCCGTCGATCGCTTGGCATATTCCACCATCACATCGAAGTAACGATTTTCATCGAAAATTCCTGTATCCAGCAATTCAAACTCCGGCTGATGGCGATCGCGACGCCGATTTTCCTCAACCAATTGGCTATAGGGAAACGCTTGATGGGGATACTTGTATAACGCCTTCATGTAAGAATGCGTTGGCGTATTCTCTAAATAGAAATAGTACTCCTTGACATCCTCACCATGATTCCCCTCATTTCCCGTCAACCCAAACAGACGTTCTTTCAAAATGGCATCTTCCCCATTCCACAGCGCGATCGCAAAGCATAGGCGTTGGTGATTATCCGAAATGCCCAGCAGGCCATCCTCACCCCAGCGGTAGGCCCGAGAACGCGCTTGGTCATGGCTAAAGTAATCCCAAGCGGAACCATAGGGGCTGTAGTCCTCCCGTACCGTTCCCCACTGCCGATCGCTTAAATACGGCCCCCAGCGTCGCCAATGGGCAGTGTGCGATCGAGCCTCTTCTAAGCGCAATTCTTCTTGGGTTTTCACTGAAGTATCACGATTTGCATCAGGATTAGCCATTATCTTCACCAACACTTTAACAAATACATCTCAGAACTGAAAAAACACGATTACAACAAAAGCTTCTAGAAAAATACAGAAACAGCAAAACAGTGATTAGAAAAATTATTGCTCTCGGTAATTCCAAAGCAGTCCACCATCCACCACAAACGTGCTGCCTGTGATGTAATTCGCCTCAGACGACGCTAAAAACGCCACCAGAGAGGCCACATCCTGGGGTTGCCCTAACCGTGCCAAAGGAATGTTATTCAGCAGGGCATTGAGCTTGTCGGGATCATTGAGTAACTTGGTATTGATGGGAGTTTCGATCGCGCCCGGTGCCACATTGTTAATCGTGATTCCCAGCGACCCCAGTTCCACCGCCAAATTACGAGTTAACATTTTCATGCCCCCTTTGCTAACACAGTAGGCTGCGAAGTTGGGAAACGGTAAATCTTCATGCACCGAACTGATGTTAATAATTTTACCGGGACGTTGGGTTGCTATCAGATGTTGAACAAACGCCTGGGTTGCAAAAAAGACCCCCTTCAAATTCACGTTGAGAACCGTGTCGTAATCTGCTTCTGTCACTTCCCAAAAAGGCGCATGTTTTTCAATACCCGCATTGTTCACTAGAATATCCAATTTGCCAAAGTGAGCAATGCTTTCAGAAATCAACTCACGCACCATTTCAAGATTACCTAAATCCGCTTGAATTGTGCGTCCTCGGGAATGGGGACATTCTGCCAAATAGCATTTTCCCCCGATCGCCTGAACCTTTTCCAGGGTTTCTTCAGCGCCTTCAGGATGCGATCGATAGTTAATGACCACATCGGCCCCAGCCTGCGCCAGTTTGAGCACAATTCCCTGCCCAATCCCTTGACTACTCCCCGTCACCAACGCAACTTTTCCTTCCAGTGTCATAGGAGCCACTCCTAAATAATTTCTACGTCAATCTATGGGATTAG is a window of Alkalinema sp. FACHB-956 DNA encoding:
- the adhE gene encoding bifunctional acetaldehyde-CoA/alcohol dehydrogenase translates to MVTHFHVTDLQSLEALIQSVKAAQATFATYSQEQVDHIFKQAAQAANVARIPLAKLAVQETGMGIIEDKVIKNHFASEFIYNKYKHEKTCGILEEDEALGYQTIAEPVGILAGIVPVTNPTSTTIFKALLALKTRNAIIFSPHPKAKQCTIEAAKIILQAAVAAGAPEGIIGWIEEPTVVLSQALMRHPDIKLIIATGGPNMVKAAYSSGHPSLGVGAGNTPAVIDETAHIKMAVSSILLSKTFDNGMICASEQAVIVMDDVYEAVKQEFRDRGAHFLSPADTEQLRQHVLEDGHMNPAIVGQPVAKIADIAGLTLEGWDTPEGTPPTMPKVLIAEVETIGESEPFSHEKLTPILAMYRVPTFTEAVQTAEKFVEFGGKGHTAVLYTAPNNHSHIQEFETHLKTSRVLINTPSSQGAIGDLYNFHLDPSLTLGCGSWGGNTISANVAPHHLLNVKTVSERRENMLWFRVPPKVYFKYGAVSFALKEITDRKRAFIVTDKPLFDLGVTKPVTDTLDHLGITHQTFYDVEPDPSLDTVQRGLSQIQLFEPDVIIAIGGGSPMDAAKVMWLMYEQPETEFEGLATRFMDIRKRVYEVQPLGQKAMMIAIPTTSGTGSEVTPFAVVTDTRTGIKYPLADYALTPTMAIVDPELVMHMPKKLTAYGGLDALTHAIEAYVSVFASEFTNGLALEAIRLLVKYLPAAYQEGAENPKAREKVHYAATMAGMAFANAFLGICHSLAHKLGSAFHVPHGLANALLITQVIRYNATDVPFKQAIFPQYKYPNAKWRYARIADYLNLGGNDEAEKVERLIATIEDLKRKLDVPATIKAAIAVDEPQFLDHLETMAEQAFDDQCTGANPRYPLIQDLQDLYLAAYHGPSADTNLVANEVPTDLPSDGLQKIGC
- a CDS encoding bifunctional acetate--CoA ligase family protein/GNAT family N-acetyltransferase, translating into MQVSVNQCADRAHDILRSEHHPLDIFFEPKTVAVIGATERLNSVGRTILWNLIRHPFGGTVFPVNPKHHNVLGIKAYPTIGSIPETVDLAIIVTPAQTVPNIVRECVDANVKAAIILSAGFKEIGADGIALEQQVLAEAKRGQLRIIGPNCLGVMNPQGGFNATFASTIARPGNIGFISQSGALCTAILDWSFRENVGFSKFISIGSMADVGWGDLIYYLGDDPYTKSIVLYMESVGDVRSFLSAAREVALTKPIIVIKAGRTQAAAQAAASHTGALVGSDAVFDAALRRCGVLRVNSIAELFDITEVLAKQPRPKGKRLTIITNAGGPGVLATDALISDGGQLAELSEETIAALNQVLPAHWSHSNPIDILGDATPDRYAQAIEIAAQDPNSDGLLVILTPQAMTHPTQTAQRLQKYANLGKPILASWMGDTEVEAGAELLNQASIPTFPFPDTAARMFNYLWRYSQNLRSIYETPVLSSENNHAPHRSTVQSILHEALDQGRTLLTEIESKSLLAAYDIPIVPTQEALSEDQAVNIADEIGYPVVLKLLSKTITHKTDVGGVQLNIRNADAVRTAYRTIQQSVTQKVGDTAFNGVTVQPMLNQKGYELIIGSSYDPLFGPVLAFGAGGQWVEVFQDVAIALPPVTTTLAKRLMERTKIYHALQGVRGEQPVDCAALEQLIVRFSQLVVEQPQIKEIEINPLLAHGNTLTALDGRVVLHDRTIAPATIAKPAIRPYPTQYCSTWQLQDKTTVTIRPIRPEDEPLLIQFHKTLSEQSVYLRYFHLIKLNQRIAHERLLRLCCIDYDREMALVADYQNPATGEREMLGIGRLSKQHGVNEAEFSLLVSDRYQHQGLGSEILRRLIEIGKAEGLDWIRATILSENRDMQHVCDKLGFQLRRTADPSVIDAEIALRS
- the raiA gene encoding ribosome-associated translation inhibitor RaiA, with amino-acid sequence MQVPLQIISRSFSVTPAIETAIQEKVEKLTQFCDRMTNCRVTLESTAGRHQQGNLYQVRIDLSVPGKEIIVNRNSDADHSHEDLYVALRDSFDAAKRQLQDYVALRQA
- a CDS encoding glucosidase; amino-acid sequence: MANPDANRDTSVKTQEELRLEEARSHTAHWRRWGPYLSDRQWGTVREDYSPYGSAWDYFSHDQARSRAYRWGEDGLLGISDNHQRLCFAIALWNGEDAILKERLFGLTGNEGNHGEDVKEYYFYLENTPTHSYMKALYKYPHQAFPYSQLVEENRRRDRHQPEFELLDTGIFDENRYFDVMVEYAKRSTDDILIRVTLTNRGPESKTLHLLPSLWFRNTWSWNGESDKPILQALEDHHHSVIQASHPTLGQRWLYSQRAEELLFTENETNSEQVFSLPNDSPYVKDSIHRYIIEEAKSAVNPNHIGTKAALHYVLELAPGEVRTVQLRLSDLSPDQVEVLAGDRSMFTAEFDATFLARQREADEFYHRITPFALSDDARNVQRQAFAGMLWCKQYYHYVLEDWLKGDSANQPPVERKRGRNHEWIHLHTDDILSMCDKWEYPWFAAWDLAFHCIPLAMIDPDFAKYQLDVLTREWYMHPNGQIPAYEWAFGDVNPPVHAWATWRVYQIEQTLYGKADRLFLERVFQKLMLNFTWWVNRKDVEGRNVFQGGFLGLDNIGVFDRSAALPTGGHIDQSDGTSWMGMYCLNMLTIALELAKTNPVYEDIATKFFEHYLYIADAMNRIGDMEVSLWNEEDGFYYDVLHLPDDRQIELKVRSMVGLIPLFAVATLEPETLQQLPNFKKRLEWFIQHRPDLRRNVACMETRGVGARRLLAIASQDKLRRILQKMLDSSEFLSDFGIRAVSRYHAENPYIFYANGQECRVDYEPAESSSGLFGGNSNWRGPIWFPVNFLLIESLQTFHRYLGDEFQVECPTGSGQWMNLQEVAMLLSRRLTQIFLRNEAGHRPVYGGSAILQSDRHWQDFILFYEYFHGDNGAGIGASHQTGWTGLVAALIQELGEQEKPSDQLMADVIY
- a CDS encoding glucose 1-dehydrogenase; translated protein: MTLEGKVALVTGSSQGIGQGIVLKLAQAGADVVINYRSHPEGAEETLEKVQAIGGKCYLAECPHSRGRTIQADLGNLEMVRELISESIAHFGKLDILVNNAGIEKHAPFWEVTEADYDTVLNVNLKGVFFATQAFVQHLIATQRPGKIINISSVHEDLPFPNFAAYCVSKGGMKMLTRNLAVELGSLGITINNVAPGAIETPINTKLLNDPDKLNALLNNIPLARLGQPQDVASLVAFLASSEANYITGSTFVVDGGLLWNYREQ